The following proteins are co-located in the Methanobrevibacter sp. genome:
- a CDS encoding phosphate uptake regulator PhoU — MDKEYPSISFENRITKIKYNIEELGNLAIKSNKEVISLFDCYDEKLYNNILNRSKEIDIKAVDLERECITFMATEQPVAHDLIFIESATRVISHIKRIGRLLMKTAESIKNIQKIEISDKIIKELICMGNYVQDMLEKSVYAFLNQDMQKARQLAIDDDEVDEIYDSILAQTMLMIENKEIISHFMDLILLARNFERIADKTVNIGSRIIFMQTFKRPDIESE, encoded by the coding sequence ATGGATAAAGAGTACCCAAGCATTTCATTTGAAAACAGAATTACAAAAATTAAATATAATATAGAAGAATTAGGCAATTTAGCTATCAAATCCAACAAAGAGGTTATTTCTTTATTTGATTGTTATGATGAAAAATTATATAATAACATATTAAACCGTTCTAAAGAAATTGATATTAAAGCAGTTGATTTAGAAAGAGAGTGCATTACATTCATGGCAACAGAACAGCCAGTAGCACATGACCTGATATTTATTGAATCTGCAACAAGAGTAATAAGCCACATTAAAAGAATTGGCCGTTTATTAATGAAAACCGCCGAATCCATAAAAAATATTCAGAAAATTGAAATTTCAGATAAAATAATCAAAGAATTAATATGTATGGGAAATTATGTTCAGGACATGCTTGAAAAATCAGTTTACGCTTTTTTAAATCAGGACATGCAAAAAGCAAGGCAACTGGCTATTGATGATGATGAAGTTGATGAGATATATGATTCAATTTTAGCCCAAACAATGTTAATGATTGAAAATAAAGAGATAATTTCACATTTCATGGATCTAATCCTGCTTGCAAGGAACTTTGAGAGAATTGCAGATAAAACTGTCAATATCGGTTCAAGAATAATATTCATGCAAACTTTCAAAAGGCCAGATATCGAATCAGAATAA
- the pstB gene encoding phosphate ABC transporter ATP-binding protein PstB: MDKITVKNFNTYFDDTHILKNINTKIQENTVTALIGPSGCGKSTFLRSINRMNDLIPSFNYKGDIYMDDKNIYDGDVDVVELRKKIGMVFQKANPFPKSIFENVAYGLRIHGIDDEDFIKKRVIESLKAAAIWDEVKDKLDQSAMGLSGGQQQRLCIARTIANNPKIILMDEPCSALDPISTLKIEDLIHRLKKEYTIIIVTHNMQQASRVSDYTSFFLNGEIIETGKTEELFIKPKEEKTEEYITGRFG; this comes from the coding sequence ATGGATAAAATTACAGTTAAAAATTTCAATACCTACTTTGACGATACCCATATTCTCAAAAACATCAATACTAAAATTCAGGAAAATACGGTAACAGCCTTAATAGGCCCTTCCGGCTGCGGAAAATCGACATTCTTAAGATCCATTAACCGGATGAACGATTTAATACCTTCTTTTAATTATAAAGGAGACATCTACATGGATGATAAAAATATTTATGACGGAGATGTTGATGTTGTAGAATTAAGAAAAAAAATAGGCATGGTCTTTCAAAAAGCAAATCCATTTCCAAAATCCATATTTGAGAATGTGGCATATGGATTGAGGATTCATGGAATTGATGATGAGGATTTTATAAAAAAAAGAGTGATTGAGTCTTTAAAAGCAGCCGCTATTTGGGATGAAGTTAAAGACAAGCTTGACCAGTCCGCAATGGGATTGTCTGGAGGCCAACAGCAAAGATTATGCATTGCAAGAACAATAGCCAATAATCCAAAAATCATTTTAATGGATGAACCTTGTTCTGCTCTGGATCCAATTTCAACTCTTAAAATTGAAGATCTAATACACCGCCTTAAAAAAGAGTATACAATTATTATTGTAACACACAATATGCAGCAGGCTTCAAGAGTTTCAGACTATACCTCATTTTTCTTAAATGGTGAAATCATAGAAACCGGAAAAACAGAAGAACTTTTCATTAAGCCGAAAGAAGAAAAAACAGAAGAATACATTACAGGAAGATTCGGATAA
- the pstA gene encoding phosphate ABC transporter permease PstA, translating into MKFNFITPKTSQKIMNNVFILSGVLTLSILIIILGYILVNGLPVCSPEFIFGDVADSGKSGGIFPMIISSLYVTFIAVLIATPLGVGAAIYMAEYAQNGLLTKLIRFGAETLASIPSIVFGLFGLSFFVIFLGLGWSVLSAGLVLAIMAIPTIFQVAEVSLASVPSAYKEGSFGLGATKWQTIARVILPAAIPGIVTGVILAITRVISEAAAVMYAVGSATSIPISMFDPGRPLPLHLYVLATEGVSLPNAYGTATVLVIIVLVITFLTNYYVNRYQKKMMGK; encoded by the coding sequence ATGAAGTTTAATTTTATTACACCTAAAACCTCTCAAAAAATAATGAATAATGTTTTCATTTTATCAGGAGTTTTAACATTATCCATTCTAATTATTATCTTAGGATATATTCTTGTAAACGGACTTCCAGTATGTAGCCCTGAGTTCATTTTTGGAGATGTAGCCGATTCAGGAAAATCCGGCGGAATATTTCCAATGATAATATCAAGCCTATATGTTACATTTATTGCAGTTTTAATAGCTACTCCCTTAGGTGTCGGCGCTGCAATTTATATGGCCGAATATGCTCAAAACGGATTATTAACAAAATTAATCCGCTTTGGTGCTGAAACATTAGCTTCAATCCCTTCCATTGTATTTGGTCTGTTCGGATTATCATTCTTTGTAATCTTTTTAGGATTAGGATGGTCTGTTCTTTCAGCAGGATTGGTACTGGCCATTATGGCAATTCCAACAATTTTCCAAGTTGCGGAAGTTTCACTAGCTTCAGTTCCAAGTGCATATAAGGAAGGAAGTTTTGGTCTAGGTGCTACAAAATGGCAGACAATTGCCAGAGTGATTCTACCTGCAGCAATTCCTGGAATTGTTACAGGAGTTATTTTAGCAATAACAAGAGTTATTTCAGAAGCAGCAGCTGTTATGTATGCTGTAGGTTCTGCTACTTCAATTCCAATTTCAATGTTTGATCCTGGAAGACCATTGCCTCTACATCTATATGTCCTGGCAACAGAAGGAGTTTCCCTTCCCAATGCATACGGAACTGCAACAGTTCTTGTAATTATTGTTTTAGTAATAACATTTCTTACAAACTACTATGTAAACAGATATCAGAAAAAAATGATGGGAAAATAA
- the pstC gene encoding phosphate ABC transporter permease subunit PstC — translation MNKKNLSEFFIEKGLLLTAMFSIITILVILGFIFIEGLPAFQENGFIQFLLGMDWSPSDGNYGVFPMIIGTLCVTIISLIIAVPLSVLCAIFMAEVADEKIKNFLKPVIQTLSGIPSVVYGFFGLIVLVPLVRHYFGGTGFSILTAGIILAVMILPTIISVSFDALSGVPHEYKEASLGLGATSWQTISKVIFPAALPGIVTAVILGMGRAVGETLAVIMVAGNVAEIPHSIFDPVRTLTSNIALEMNYATGIHYNSLFATAVILFFIIVLLLVIANYIKRKYKMDIGGGSL, via the coding sequence ATGAACAAAAAGAATTTATCAGAATTTTTTATAGAAAAAGGGTTACTTCTAACAGCAATGTTTTCTATTATTACGATATTGGTTATATTAGGATTTATTTTCATTGAAGGGCTGCCGGCATTTCAGGAAAATGGATTTATTCAATTTTTATTAGGTATGGATTGGTCTCCAAGTGATGGAAACTACGGAGTATTTCCAATGATTATCGGAACACTTTGCGTTACTATAATTTCCCTGATTATAGCAGTTCCGCTGTCAGTTTTATGTGCCATATTTATGGCAGAAGTAGCAGATGAAAAGATTAAAAATTTCTTAAAACCTGTTATTCAAACTTTATCTGGAATTCCATCAGTAGTTTATGGATTTTTCGGCCTTATAGTTCTTGTTCCATTAGTAAGACATTATTTTGGAGGTACCGGTTTTAGCATTCTCACTGCAGGAATCATTTTAGCAGTGATGATTTTACCTACAATCATTTCAGTATCATTTGATGCTTTATCAGGCGTTCCTCATGAGTATAAAGAGGCATCTTTAGGATTAGGTGCCACAAGCTGGCAAACCATAAGCAAAGTAATATTTCCAGCAGCACTACCAGGCATTGTAACAGCCGTCATATTAGGTATGGGAAGGGCAGTAGGTGAGACATTAGCTGTAATTATGGTTGCAGGTAACGTTGCAGAAATACCTCATTCCATATTTGATCCAGTTAGAACCTTAACTTCAAATATTGCTTTGGAAATGAATTATGCAACTGGCATTCATTATAATTCATTATTTGCAACTGCAGTAATACTGTTCTTTATTATTGTATTGTTATTAGTTATTGCAAATTATATAAAACGTAAATATAAAATGGACATTGGAGGAGGTTCATTATGA
- a CDS encoding phosphate ABC transporter substrate-binding protein: protein MKNKKAIAIMAAIIIIIVGITLVSFFGSSTQFNIVGSSSVQPVAEKLVEAYKETHPDVNFNVQGGGSSVGIKSVHEGIGDIGTSSRELKEDEKAGLTEYNIGQEGIVIAVNNKNTVTDLSKEQLKDIFSGKITNWNQVGGNDGEINVITREEGSGTLNAFKNIVLGKDTDIKDNAIVQSSTESVKKSVKQDENEIGFVSFAHMSSDVKSLTIDGVNPTVETIADGSYELQRPFLFLVKGTPSPELKEFIDWVNGPEGQKILEEEKIIKNTN from the coding sequence ATGAAAAATAAAAAAGCTATTGCAATAATGGCAGCAATTATCATTATTATTGTTGGAATTACATTGGTTTCATTTTTTGGAAGTTCAACTCAATTTAATATTGTAGGATCATCATCAGTACAGCCAGTAGCTGAAAAACTTGTTGAAGCATACAAAGAAACACATCCCGATGTTAATTTTAATGTTCAAGGTGGAGGTTCAAGCGTAGGAATTAAAAGCGTTCACGAAGGTATTGGAGATATTGGAACAAGTTCTAGAGAATTAAAAGAAGATGAAAAGGCAGGACTTACAGAATACAATATCGGTCAGGAAGGAATTGTAATTGCAGTTAACAATAAAAATACAGTAACCGATTTATCAAAAGAACAATTAAAAGACATATTTTCAGGAAAAATTACAAATTGGAATCAGGTTGGAGGAAATGACGGAGAGATTAATGTTATTACTCGTGAAGAAGGATCAGGTACATTAAATGCATTTAAAAATATCGTTTTAGGAAAAGACACTGATATCAAGGATAATGCAATTGTACAAAGTTCAACTGAATCTGTAAAAAAATCTGTAAAACAAGATGAAAATGAAATCGGATTTGTATCATTTGCCCATATGTCAAGTGATGTAAAATCACTTACAATTGATGGAGTAAACCCGACAGTTGAGACAATTGCCGACGGTTCATATGAATTACAAAGGCCATTTTTATTCCTTGTTAAAGGAACACCATCACCTGAATTAAAAGAGTTTATCGATTGGGTAAATGGTCCTGAAGGTCAAAAGATTCTAGAAGAAGAGAAAATAATTAAAAATACAAATTGA
- a CDS encoding PhoU domain-containing protein, whose translation MARRNKTLEDILDVILYDNPSTQEEIAAKLGLSRRYVTQLLKPLIDEDIVKRSYVIDLKKYDEVYGSQDSTFSSKQNSAYYLIENMLNNMAEHVKKQVELSFESVLKNDKKLAEEALELDFTTNNMFEKVRSSVETIVNINPHFKLSKIILFNEAAYNYERIGDYSGHVAKFVINDESTVDDELLNILKKMHKYAQQSISCATDAFINEKLSLRGDLMDSEEKMHEYQQKAMTKIANQMAETSFDDVERSNYYLYISRVVKSFERMGDISVEIMELAAEFHRDIPRPTIPRTFRE comes from the coding sequence TTGGCAAGACGCAATAAAACATTGGAAGATATTTTAGATGTCATTTTATATGATAATCCCTCTACTCAGGAAGAAATTGCTGCTAAACTGGGGCTTAGCCGCAGATACGTTACTCAGCTGCTTAAACCGTTAATTGATGAAGACATTGTTAAAAGGTCATATGTAATCGATTTAAAAAAATATGACGAAGTTTATGGTTCTCAGGATTCCACTTTTAGCTCAAAGCAGAATTCCGCTTATTATTTAATTGAAAATATGTTGAACAACATGGCGGAACATGTCAAAAAACAGGTTGAACTGTCCTTTGAATCTGTTTTAAAAAATGACAAAAAGCTTGCTGAAGAGGCATTGGAATTAGATTTTACCACCAACAATATGTTTGAAAAGGTTCGCTCTTCTGTTGAAACAATTGTTAACATAAATCCTCACTTTAAACTTTCTAAAATAATATTATTCAATGAAGCCGCCTATAATTATGAACGTATCGGCGATTATTCAGGCCATGTTGCCAAATTTGTCATAAATGATGAGTCCACTGTTGATGATGAGCTTTTAAATATTCTAAAAAAAATGCATAAATACGCACAACAATCCATTTCATGTGCAACTGACGCATTTATTAATGAAAAATTATCCTTACGTGGAGATTTAATGGATTCAGAAGAAAAAATGCATGAATATCAGCAAAAAGCCATGACTAAAATTGCCAATCAGATGGCTGAAACTTCTTTTGATGATGTTGAAAGATCTAATTACTACCTGTATATCTCCCGAGTAGTTAAATCATTTGAAAGAATGGGTGACATTTCAGTTGAAATTATGGAACTGGCTGCTGAATTTCACAGAGACATCCCAAGACCAACAATTCCCCGTACATTTAGAGAATAA
- a CDS encoding MFS transporter, with protein sequence MKINPKILVYILVISTLAINTPLSLVGIVKEISLYFNISIATVGLFISSFTFTIAICGLFIPVFFSKYERKKTFIFILSVFSVCNFISIFVHNFYFALALRVIPAIIYPGFLATALTFTEEIAPSDKSQDYITLILLGISIGSILGLPITTFIGTTVGYQATILWIFAINFLSLILVAIFFPTLKGKEKKYEASLSSLKSKNFLLPTLGIILMPIGFCIVYSYLSYYLQAVTHIYTYKLSALLFIYGLVSVFGTWIGGKILIKKDKLTLIGFQLVCIIMISALYFLGSITILAVILVLILGVLDGMGYNFIQYVEACSLPDTPELANGIFVSILNGGIAIGSAIGGFLVNGFGIMSIFIGAIIPLAGAFIVLYYIIDKNLIKLKYS encoded by the coding sequence ATGAAAATCAATCCGAAAATACTTGTTTATATACTGGTGATATCCACCCTTGCAATTAACACACCATTAAGTCTTGTGGGCATTGTAAAAGAAATATCACTTTATTTTAATATTTCAATAGCTACAGTGGGACTTTTCATCAGCTCATTTACTTTTACAATAGCCATTTGCGGATTATTCATACCTGTTTTCTTTTCAAAGTATGAAAGGAAAAAGACATTTATCTTTATTTTATCAGTTTTTTCAGTCTGCAACTTCATAAGCATATTTGTTCATAATTTTTATTTTGCGCTGGCTTTAAGGGTAATACCTGCAATCATATATCCTGGATTTTTAGCTACTGCCCTTACATTTACAGAGGAAATAGCGCCTTCAGACAAATCACAAGATTATATAACATTAATTTTACTTGGAATTTCAATTGGAAGTATTTTAGGACTGCCAATTACAACATTTATAGGTACAACCGTCGGATATCAGGCTACAATTTTATGGATTTTCGCCATAAACTTTTTATCATTAATCCTGGTGGCAATATTCTTCCCTACACTAAAGGGAAAAGAGAAAAAATATGAAGCTTCACTATCTTCTCTAAAATCAAAGAATTTCTTATTGCCTACCCTCGGAATTATACTTATGCCAATCGGATTTTGTATTGTTTATAGTTATCTGAGCTATTACCTGCAAGCAGTGACACACATTTACACATACAAATTAAGCGCCCTTTTATTTATTTATGGTTTGGTTTCAGTTTTCGGCACATGGATTGGCGGGAAAATCCTAATAAAAAAAGATAAATTGACTTTAATAGGATTTCAGCTGGTCTGCATTATAATGATTAGTGCATTGTATTTCCTCGGTTCAATTACAATTCTTGCAGTGATTTTAGTTCTTATTTTAGGGGTTTTAGATGGAATGGGTTATAATTTCATTCAATATGTCGAAGCATGTTCCCTACCCGACACTCCAGAGCTTGCAAACGGAATTTTCGTAAGCATTTTAAATGGAGGAATAGCCATCGGATCAGCAATCGGAGGATTTTTAGTAAATGGCTTTGGCATAATGTCAATATTTATAGGTGCAATTATTCCATTGGCAGGAGCGTTTATAGTGCTATATTACATTATTGATAAAAACCTGATTAAATTAAAATACAGTTGA
- a CDS encoding PLP-dependent cysteine synthase family protein, protein MNVKKLVGNTPMIKINYEYEGKTGDIYAKLEYYNYSGSIKDRIALYIIETERRNGNLKDGQAIVEVTSGNTGIAFSAIGALYGHDVHIFMPDWVSIERRKLIEMYGAHVHLISKEEGGFKRGLELAEKFAKENGAYRPLQFDNKLNVEAQFKTGQEIIDAIPDINAFVSGIGTGGTLMGIGKKLKEYNPYSKIFALEPSTLSILKMGMEEGSHMIEGIGDDFIPGIIEQDLIDDIILIDDLDAINMSKRIAKEFGLGIGISSGANFLASVLMDNDDFKIATVFADDNKKYITTKLSEKIDDNPELLSNKVKLLGFEVI, encoded by the coding sequence ATGAATGTTAAAAAATTAGTTGGCAATACGCCGATGATAAAGATTAATTATGAATATGAGGGAAAAACAGGTGACATATATGCTAAACTTGAGTATTACAACTACTCCGGGAGTATAAAAGATAGAATTGCATTATACATTATTGAAACAGAAAGAAGAAATGGTAATTTAAAGGATGGTCAGGCCATTGTAGAGGTTACAAGTGGAAATACAGGCATTGCCTTTAGCGCCATCGGCGCATTATATGGTCATGATGTTCATATTTTCATGCCTGACTGGGTATCTATTGAGAGAAGAAAGCTTATTGAAATGTATGGGGCTCATGTTCATCTTATATCTAAAGAAGAAGGCGGATTTAAAAGAGGTCTTGAACTTGCAGAAAAATTTGCAAAAGAAAATGGTGCATATAGACCACTCCAATTTGATAATAAATTAAATGTAGAAGCTCAATTTAAAACAGGCCAGGAAATTATTGATGCGATTCCAGATATCAATGCTTTTGTTTCAGGCATTGGAACTGGAGGAACACTTATGGGAATTGGTAAGAAATTAAAAGAATATAATCCCTATTCCAAGATTTTTGCATTAGAACCAAGTACACTTTCCATTCTTAAAATGGGAATGGAAGAGGGAAGCCACATGATTGAAGGAATTGGGGACGATTTCATTCCAGGAATCATTGAGCAAGATTTAATTGACGACATCATTTTAATCGATGATTTAGATGCTATAAATATGTCCAAAAGGATAGCCAAAGAATTCGGTTTAGGTATTGGCATATCCAGTGGAGCGAATTTTTTAGCCAGTGTTTTAATGGATAATGATGACTTTAAAATAGCAACAGTATTTGCTGATGACAATAAAAAATATATCACAACCAAATTATCCGAAAAAATCGATGACAATCCGGAACTGCTTTCCAATAAAGTAAAGCTTCTTGGTTTTGAAGTAATATAA
- a CDS encoding ClC family H(+)/Cl(-) exchange transporter — protein sequence MKNLEKTLRSIFTNPKYIFRLTIQGLMVGVFAGLMVCLYRFLLYGSENILRNYLSIINGNLFYIILFFIALVIMGLLVDWLTKWEVDSAGSGIPQVYAEVKGHMEANWIKVLFSKIVSGVLTALGGLSLGPEGPSVQIGGMAGKGVAKLFKGSKNDELRLILVGSAVGITAAFNAPLAGVLFVFEEINHGFDKNLVFIALVSAISSDFISKLIFGQSTALTFPIPNIPLEYYWLLIILGILIGIFGYLYNIGMVMSSDLVNKLKIPSSIKFVLVFVVSGVVALSIPEISDGGHFMLDMLDVAIPSFGVLVLLLVLKYLFSMFSFSSGAPGGIFLPILVLGAYIGAAFGSVIVPIFGFEHDLIYKFIVISMAGFFAATIRSPITGVVLIAEMCGSTESLIAMIIVSLLAYIVPTILGNEPIYESLYDRLLLKKNKDFIKKPSKHILSEYVVPLDCNYINFKIKDIPFPKNAIVVSVIRNGKYVIPTEDFNLLYGDQIHILSDVNDYPFVREEIENLFKSA from the coding sequence ATGAAAAATCTTGAAAAAACATTAAGGTCTATTTTCACCAATCCCAAGTATATTTTCCGTTTGACTATTCAGGGTTTGATGGTAGGTGTCTTTGCCGGATTGATGGTATGTTTATATCGTTTTTTGCTTTACGGTTCAGAAAATATATTGAGAAATTATTTATCTATAATCAATGGAAATCTGTTTTATATAATTTTATTTTTCATTGCATTGGTTATCATGGGTCTTTTAGTCGATTGGTTAACAAAATGGGAAGTTGACTCTGCAGGAAGTGGAATACCTCAAGTTTATGCTGAAGTGAAAGGGCATATGGAAGCTAATTGGATAAAAGTATTGTTTTCTAAAATCGTATCGGGAGTTTTAACAGCTCTTGGCGGTTTATCACTTGGTCCTGAAGGTCCATCAGTTCAAATTGGTGGTATGGCAGGAAAAGGGGTTGCCAAATTATTTAAAGGATCAAAGAATGATGAGTTAAGATTGATTTTAGTAGGTTCTGCAGTTGGTATTACGGCAGCATTTAATGCTCCGTTAGCAGGAGTATTATTTGTTTTTGAAGAAATCAATCATGGATTCGATAAAAATTTAGTATTTATTGCACTTGTATCTGCCATTTCATCTGATTTTATATCAAAACTTATATTTGGTCAATCAACTGCTTTAACATTCCCTATTCCAAATATTCCATTGGAGTATTATTGGTTGTTGATTATTTTAGGAATTCTGATTGGAATTTTTGGTTATCTGTATAATATCGGAATGGTAATGTCAAGTGATTTGGTAAATAAACTTAAAATTCCATCTTCGATTAAATTTGTATTGGTGTTTGTAGTATCTGGTGTTGTTGCTCTGTCAATACCTGAAATAAGTGATGGCGGACACTTCATGTTGGATATGTTAGATGTAGCCATACCTTCTTTCGGTGTTTTAGTTTTACTTTTAGTTTTAAAATACTTGTTTTCAATGTTTTCATTTTCATCCGGTGCTCCGGGAGGCATATTTTTGCCGATTTTAGTATTGGGGGCTTACATTGGAGCGGCTTTTGGTTCGGTAATAGTTCCGATTTTTGGTTTTGAACATGATTTGATTTATAAATTCATTGTTATTTCAATGGCGGGATTTTTTGCAGCAACAATCAGATCCCCCATTACAGGGGTTGTTTTAATCGCTGAGATGTGTGGGTCTACTGAATCTTTAATTGCTATGATTATTGTGTCACTGTTGGCTTATATAGTTCCGACTATTTTAGGCAATGAACCTATTTACGAATCCTTGTATGACAGGCTGCTTTTAAAGAAAAATAAGGACTTTATTAAAAAACCTTCAAAACATATTTTATCAGAATATGTAGTTCCTCTTGATTGTAATTACATTAATTTTAAAATTAAAGACATACCATTCCCGAAAAATGCGATTGTAGTTTCTGTTATTCGCAATGGTAAATATGTAATTCCTACAGAAGATTTTAATCTTCTATATGGTGACCAAATCCATATATTGTCTGACGTTAATGACTATCCTTTTGTTCGTGAAGAAATTGAAAATTTATTCAAAAGTGCATAA
- the mch gene encoding methenyltetrahydromethanopterin cyclohydrolase encodes MVSVNIEAKKTVDVMIEKADELNIAVETLNNGATILDCGVNVDGSFKAGELYTKVCLGGLADVGISIPGDLSEKFALPSVKIKTDSPSISTLGSQKAGWSVSVGDFFALGSGPARAIALKPAETYEEIGYEDKDADLAILTLEADVLPGEDVAQYIADECNVDVKNVYLLVAPTSSLVGSIQISGRVVENGTYKMLEAIKFDVTKVKHAAGIAPIAPIDPDGLKAMGKTNDAVLFGGRTYYYVESDENDDIADVAAKLPSSAADGYGKPFFDVFKEAEFDFYKIDKGMFAPAEVVINDLTSGKLYKEGFVNVDLLKKSFGLDE; translated from the coding sequence ATGGTAAGTGTAAACATAGAAGCTAAAAAAACCGTAGATGTAATGATTGAAAAAGCAGATGAATTAAACATCGCTGTTGAAACTTTAAACAACGGTGCTACTATTTTAGATTGTGGTGTAAATGTAGATGGAAGTTTTAAAGCTGGTGAACTTTATACTAAAGTTTGTCTTGGCGGACTTGCAGATGTTGGAATTTCAATTCCAGGAGATTTATCTGAAAAATTTGCTCTTCCTTCAGTAAAGATTAAAACCGACTCACCTTCTATTTCAACCTTAGGTTCTCAGAAAGCAGGTTGGTCTGTATCTGTAGGGGATTTCTTTGCATTAGGTTCTGGTCCTGCAAGAGCTATTGCATTAAAACCGGCTGAAACTTATGAAGAAATAGGATATGAAGACAAAGATGCTGATTTGGCAATCTTAACTTTAGAAGCTGATGTATTGCCTGGAGAAGATGTTGCTCAGTATATTGCAGATGAATGTAATGTTGATGTTAAAAATGTTTATTTGCTTGTAGCTCCTACCTCTTCCCTTGTTGGATCTATTCAAATTTCCGGTAGGGTAGTTGAAAACGGAACCTACAAAATGTTGGAAGCTATAAAATTTGATGTAACTAAAGTAAAACACGCTGCAGGTATTGCACCTATTGCACCTATTGACCCTGATGGACTTAAAGCAATGGGTAAAACCAATGATGCAGTATTGTTCGGTGGAAGAACTTATTACTATGTAGAATCTGATGAAAATGATGATATTGCTGATGTAGCAGCTAAATTACCATCTTCTGCAGCTGACGGATATGGAAAACCATTTTTCGATGTATTTAAAGAAGCAGAATTTGATTTCTACAAGATTGATAAAGGAATGTTCGCTCCTGCTGAAGTAGTAATCAATGATTTAACTTCAGGTAAACTTTACAAAGAAGGATTTGTAAACGTAGATTTACTTAAAAAATCCTTTGGTTTAGATGAATAA
- a CDS encoding DUF4013 domain-containing protein — MEITDIIKESFIFPSNNMDKLAIFIVLSFVMGLLLVGGIFLIIYGIDSYLYLILGIILFILSLIVAFITSGYQINIIKSGIDLEDNAPDFDWKNNAILGIKNFVLSIVYLIIPTIVTVIMAFITNIPGNFTKAAQEYAIYYYSPYMASNSTSAIVPGVSDATMSALLSSMVITAIVAIIVFIIFLFIQTIAEARLANTNSLTEGINIPEVLKDIPRIGVSKTIAVILLLIIVSGVIQAILGYLSGVIQPLAILSIIVTPYLAFFLKRGVGLLYSDIA; from the coding sequence ATGGAAATTACTGATATAATTAAAGAATCATTTATTTTCCCATCAAATAATATGGATAAACTTGCAATTTTCATTGTTTTATCTTTTGTTATGGGTTTATTACTTGTTGGAGGAATTTTTTTAATAATATATGGTATTGATTCGTATTTATACTTAATTTTAGGAATAATTCTCTTTATTCTTTCATTAATTGTAGCATTTATCACTTCAGGTTATCAGATTAACATTATAAAATCAGGTATTGACTTGGAAGATAATGCTCCTGATTTTGACTGGAAAAATAATGCAATATTAGGCATTAAGAATTTTGTTCTTTCTATTGTTTACTTGATTATTCCTACAATTGTTACAGTAATCATGGCATTTATAACAAATATTCCGGGTAATTTTACAAAAGCGGCACAAGAATATGCAATATATTATTATAGTCCATATATGGCATCTAATTCAACTTCAGCTATTGTTCCTGGTGTGTCTGATGCAACTATGTCAGCATTATTATCTTCAATGGTTATAACTGCAATTGTTGCAATTATTGTATTTATTATATTTTTGTTCATTCAAACTATTGCTGAGGCAAGATTAGCAAATACAAACAGTTTAACTGAAGGAATTAACATTCCAGAAGTTCTCAAAGACATTCCAAGAATAGGTGTAAGTAAAACTATTGCAGTTATTCTTTTATTGATAATTGTATCTGGTGTTATTCAAGCTATTTTAGGTTATTTATCTGGTGTAATACAGCCATTAGCTATTTTATCAATAATTGTAACTCCTTACTTAGCGTTTTTCCTAAAAAGAGGAGTTGGATTGTTATATTCCGATATTGCATAG